A stretch of Amycolatopsis balhimycina FH 1894 DNA encodes these proteins:
- the lepA gene encoding translation elongation factor 4, whose protein sequence is MTALNKFADTTFTPPELIRNFCIIAHIDHGKSTLADRMLQLTGVVEERAMRAQYLDRMDIERERGITIKAQNVRLPWKVEGQDHVLHMIDTPGHVDFTYEVSRALEACEGAVLLVDAAQGIEAQTLANLYLALENNLQIIPVLNKIDLPSADPDKYAGELAHIIGCEPDDVLRVSAKTGMGVGALLDEVVKSVPAPQGDADAPARAMIFDSVYDTYRGVVTYIRVVDGKITPRERIKMMSTGATHELLEVGIISPEPKPSKGLGVGEVGYLITGVKDVRQSKVGDTVTSERHGAKEALAGYREPKPMVYSGLYPVDGSDYPELREALDKLQLNDAALDYEPETSVALGFGFRCGFLGLLHLEITRDRLEREFGLDLISTAPNVVYDVVLDDGKEIHVTNPSDWPTGSKIDKVLEPVSKVSILAPSEFIGTIMELCQNKRGQLLGMDYLSEDRVELRYNMPLGEIIFDFFDTLKSRTRGYASLDYEEAGTQAADLVKVDILLQGEAVDAFSAIVHKDDAYNYGNRMVNRLRELIPRQNFEVPIQAAIGARIIARETIRAIRKDVLAKCYGGDISRKRKLLEKQKEGKKRMKTVGRVEVPQEAFVAALSTEDSGKNKK, encoded by the coding sequence GTGACAGCGCTCAACAAGTTCGCCGACACGACCTTCACGCCTCCGGAGCTCATCCGGAACTTCTGCATCATCGCGCACATCGACCACGGCAAGTCCACCCTGGCCGATCGCATGCTGCAGCTCACCGGCGTCGTGGAAGAGCGGGCCATGCGCGCGCAGTACCTCGACCGGATGGACATCGAGCGCGAGCGCGGGATCACGATCAAGGCCCAGAACGTCCGGCTCCCCTGGAAGGTCGAGGGGCAGGACCACGTCCTGCACATGATCGACACCCCCGGCCACGTCGACTTCACCTATGAGGTTTCCCGGGCCCTGGAGGCGTGCGAAGGCGCCGTCCTGCTGGTCGACGCGGCGCAGGGGATCGAGGCCCAGACGCTGGCCAACCTCTACCTCGCGCTGGAGAACAACCTCCAGATCATCCCGGTGCTCAACAAGATCGACCTGCCCTCGGCCGACCCCGACAAGTACGCGGGTGAGCTGGCCCACATCATCGGCTGCGAGCCGGACGACGTCCTGCGGGTCTCGGCCAAGACCGGCATGGGCGTCGGCGCGCTGCTCGACGAGGTCGTGAAGTCGGTCCCGGCGCCGCAGGGCGACGCGGACGCGCCCGCCCGCGCGATGATCTTCGACTCGGTGTACGACACCTACCGCGGCGTCGTCACCTACATCCGGGTGGTCGACGGCAAGATCACCCCGCGCGAGCGCATCAAGATGATGTCCACCGGCGCCACCCACGAGCTGCTGGAAGTCGGCATCATCTCGCCGGAGCCCAAGCCCAGCAAGGGCCTGGGCGTCGGCGAGGTCGGCTACCTGATCACCGGCGTGAAGGACGTCCGCCAGTCCAAGGTCGGCGACACCGTGACGTCCGAGCGCCACGGCGCGAAGGAAGCGCTGGCGGGCTACCGCGAGCCGAAGCCGATGGTCTACTCCGGTCTGTACCCGGTGGACGGTTCCGACTACCCCGAGCTGCGCGAGGCGCTGGACAAGCTCCAGCTGAACGACGCCGCGCTCGACTACGAGCCGGAGACGTCGGTGGCGCTGGGCTTCGGCTTCCGCTGCGGCTTCCTCGGCCTGCTGCACCTGGAGATCACGCGCGACCGGCTCGAGCGCGAGTTCGGCCTCGACCTGATCTCCACCGCACCGAACGTGGTCTACGACGTGGTGCTGGACGACGGCAAGGAAATCCACGTCACCAACCCGTCGGACTGGCCGACCGGGAGCAAGATCGACAAGGTGCTCGAGCCGGTCAGCAAGGTCAGCATCCTGGCGCCGTCGGAATTCATCGGCACGATCATGGAGCTGTGCCAGAACAAGCGCGGCCAGCTGCTCGGCATGGATTACCTGTCCGAGGACCGGGTCGAGCTGCGGTACAACATGCCGCTGGGCGAGATCATCTTCGACTTCTTCGACACGCTGAAGTCGCGTACGCGGGGGTATGCGTCCCTGGACTACGAAGAGGCCGGTACGCAGGCGGCGGACCTGGTCAAGGTGGACATCCTGCTGCAGGGCGAGGCCGTGGACGCGTTCTCCGCGATCGTGCACAAGGACGACGCCTACAACTACGGCAACCGGATGGTGAACCGGCTCCGCGAGCTGATCCCGCGGCAGAACTTCGAGGTGCCCATCCAGGCCGCCATCGGTGCCCGGATCATCGCCCGCGAAACGATTCGCGCGATCCGCAAGGACGTTCTCGCCAAGTGTTACGGCGGTGACATCTCGCGTAAGCGCAAGCTGCTGGAGAAGCAGAAGGAAGGCAAGAAGCGGATGAAGACCGTGGGCCGGGTCGAGGTGCCGCAGGAGGCCTTCGTCGCCGCACTGTCCACTGAGGACTCCGGCAAGAACAAGAAGTAG
- a CDS encoding Uma2 family endonuclease produces the protein MTVMADIEHPADSGPLTVQDLEGMPDDGRRYELIDGLLIVSPAPGRRHQKIVIRLARVLEDACPAECDVLVAPFAVHSGDKIELQPDVLVGLDEDFTDKDLPAPPVLAVEVLSPSTAMYDLNLKKAVYERLGTGSYWVIDPADPALTVFELDEEGHYQQVAKAAGDEVFDAELPFPVRIVPRDLLGRLG, from the coding sequence ATGACGGTCATGGCTGACATCGAGCATCCTGCCGATTCGGGCCCCCTGACGGTGCAGGACCTCGAGGGGATGCCGGATGATGGCCGACGCTACGAACTCATCGACGGGCTGCTCATCGTGAGCCCCGCGCCGGGAAGAAGACATCAGAAGATCGTGATAAGGCTCGCGAGAGTCCTCGAGGACGCATGCCCGGCCGAGTGCGACGTACTCGTCGCACCGTTCGCGGTGCACTCGGGTGACAAGATCGAGCTGCAGCCGGACGTCCTGGTCGGCTTGGACGAGGACTTCACGGACAAGGATCTCCCGGCGCCGCCGGTGCTGGCCGTCGAAGTGCTGTCGCCGAGCACGGCGATGTACGACCTGAACCTCAAGAAGGCGGTCTACGAGCGGCTCGGGACCGGCAGCTACTGGGTGATCGACCCGGCCGACCCCGCCCTGACGGTGTTCGAGCTGGACGAGGAGGGTCACTACCAGCAGGTGGCCAAGGCGGCGGGCGACGAGGTCTTCGACGCGGAGCTGCCCTTCCCGGTGCGGATCGTCCCGCGGGACCTACTGGGGCGTCTCGGCTGA
- a CDS encoding PH domain-containing protein, which translates to MSESPLRVTTPVKVLIGVLVVADVAFGAALALGLLRGLSPWLIGGAYAATVLIAVVAFRVSRARELKRGFEGLRDLTVGDEGIRLPAGTLSTRLVPWPEIADVTVRRSARFGDGYLRDALWVDLVTGGGVESSVQRYAPRGKLQPAPSQRRQFEQTAILAPALFDAVVERLRKELRHRQLHTQLRGTPRVRRADRWHGSAETPQ; encoded by the coding sequence TTGTCCGAGTCCCCACTCCGCGTCACCACGCCGGTCAAGGTCCTGATCGGCGTCCTTGTCGTCGCCGACGTCGCGTTCGGGGCGGCGCTCGCCCTCGGCCTGCTGCGCGGCCTGTCCCCGTGGCTGATCGGCGGGGCCTACGCGGCGACTGTGCTCATCGCGGTCGTGGCCTTCCGGGTGTCCCGCGCCCGCGAGCTGAAGCGAGGTTTCGAGGGCCTCCGCGATCTCACCGTCGGCGACGAGGGCATCCGCCTGCCCGCAGGCACGCTCAGCACGCGCCTGGTCCCGTGGCCGGAGATCGCGGACGTCACCGTCCGCCGTTCGGCCCGCTTCGGCGACGGCTACCTGCGCGACGCTCTCTGGGTCGACCTGGTCACCGGCGGAGGCGTCGAGAGTTCGGTGCAGCGGTACGCGCCGCGCGGGAAACTCCAGCCGGCGCCATCCCAGCGGAGGCAGTTCGAGCAGACCGCGATCCTTGCCCCGGCGTTGTTCGACGCGGTGGTGGAACGGCTCAGGAAGGAGCTGCGGCACCGGCAGCTGCACACCCAGCTCCGCGGCACACCCCGCGTCCGGCGCGCCGACCGGTGGCACGGTTCAGCCGAGACGCCCCAGTAG
- a CDS encoding pyridoxamine 5'-phosphate oxidase family protein, protein MSADLEQVRTLSLQEHGLATVATTRADGTVHASVVNAGVFGDPVTGAPGVAYVAVGKAHKLALLRRAGHATMTFRRGWNWLSVTGPTHLIGPDDPDPAFDPAGLPQLLRDVFIAATGTHDDWAEYDRVMAEERRVAVFIRADRIIGNP, encoded by the coding sequence ATGAGCGCTGATCTGGAGCAGGTTCGGACGCTGTCGCTGCAGGAGCACGGCCTCGCCACCGTCGCCACGACGCGCGCGGACGGCACCGTGCACGCCTCCGTCGTGAACGCCGGCGTCTTCGGCGATCCGGTGACCGGTGCACCCGGCGTCGCCTACGTGGCCGTCGGCAAGGCGCACAAGCTCGCGCTGCTGCGACGGGCCGGGCACGCCACCATGACCTTCCGCCGCGGCTGGAACTGGCTCTCCGTCACCGGCCCCACGCACCTCATCGGCCCCGACGATCCCGACCCCGCGTTCGACCCCGCCGGCTTGCCGCAGCTGCTGCGCGACGTCTTCATCGCCGCCACCGGGACCCACGACGACTGGGCCGAGTACGACCGCGTGATGGCCGAAGAGCGGCGGGTTGCGGTGTTCATCCGGGCAGACCGGATAATCGGCAACCCCTGA
- a CDS encoding family 20 glycosylhydrolase has translation MKPSFARRLGRALAALALIGAGTTTAQAAAATSALQSIVPVPVSVTPSAGVVFPLVSTTKIVTEAGSAPARQVGDYLAGVLRPSTGYALPVSDAPAAVPSGSIALLLSGAPASVGTQGYQLVSTASSVTVRATTADGLFAGVQTLRQLLPGRIESSSAQTGPWSIPGATIVDYPRFAYRGAMLDVARHFHPVPTVKRYLDQLAQYKINNLHLHLADDQGWRIQIDSWPRLATYGGSTQVGGGAGGYYTKAQYTDLVNYAASRHITIIPEIDMPGHVNAALASYAELNCNGVAPALRTDTAVGYSSLCISKDVTYTFVADVLRELAALTPGPSLHIGGDEASATSQADYLKFMNKVLPLVAATGKSAVGWHDIAKASLPASATPQFWGTSTSDAGVSTAVSRGSKVILSPANKAYLDMKYTSSTPIGLSWAGYIEVQDAYGWNPGSYLSGVGESAVRGVESPLWTETVVTPSDIDYLAFPRLAAHAELGWSPWPTHDWTAFRTRLGAQAPRWVAQGITFYRSSQVPWDTGGTSPGTCTTPEWSASQVYTGGNVVSHNGHNWTAQWWTQGEEPGTTGQWGVWTDNGAC, from the coding sequence GTGAAGCCTTCCTTCGCACGGCGACTCGGCCGCGCGCTCGCCGCGCTGGCCCTGATCGGCGCCGGCACCACCACCGCCCAGGCCGCCGCGGCCACGTCCGCGCTGCAGTCGATCGTCCCCGTGCCGGTCTCGGTGACGCCGTCGGCCGGGGTCGTTTTCCCGCTGGTTTCGACGACGAAGATCGTCACCGAAGCGGGTTCGGCGCCGGCCAGGCAGGTCGGCGACTACCTCGCGGGAGTGCTGCGCCCGTCGACCGGCTACGCGCTGCCGGTGTCCGACGCCCCGGCGGCCGTGCCGTCCGGCAGCATCGCGCTGCTGCTGAGCGGCGCGCCGGCGTCCGTCGGCACGCAGGGCTACCAGCTGGTGTCGACGGCGTCATCGGTCACGGTGCGCGCGACGACCGCCGACGGGCTGTTCGCGGGCGTCCAGACACTGCGGCAGCTGCTGCCGGGCCGGATCGAAAGCTCGTCGGCGCAGACCGGGCCGTGGAGCATCCCGGGCGCGACGATCGTGGACTACCCGAGGTTCGCCTACCGCGGCGCGATGCTCGACGTCGCTCGGCACTTCCACCCGGTGCCGACGGTCAAGCGGTACCTCGACCAGCTGGCCCAGTACAAGATCAACAACCTGCACCTGCACCTGGCGGACGACCAGGGCTGGCGTATCCAGATCGACAGCTGGCCCCGCCTCGCGACGTACGGCGGCAGCACGCAGGTCGGCGGCGGCGCGGGCGGCTACTACACGAAGGCGCAGTACACGGACCTCGTGAACTACGCGGCGTCGCGCCACATCACGATCATCCCGGAGATCGACATGCCGGGGCACGTGAACGCGGCGCTGGCGTCGTACGCGGAGCTGAACTGCAACGGCGTGGCGCCGGCGCTGCGGACGGACACGGCGGTCGGGTACAGCTCACTGTGCATCTCGAAGGACGTCACGTACACGTTCGTCGCGGACGTGCTGCGCGAGCTGGCGGCCCTGACACCGGGCCCGTCCTTGCACATCGGCGGCGACGAGGCATCGGCGACTTCCCAGGCGGACTACCTGAAGTTCATGAACAAGGTGCTGCCCCTGGTGGCGGCGACGGGGAAGTCGGCGGTGGGCTGGCACGACATCGCGAAGGCGTCTCTGCCGGCGTCGGCAACGCCGCAGTTCTGGGGAACTTCCACGTCGGACGCGGGCGTGTCGACGGCGGTTTCCCGCGGCAGCAAGGTGATCCTGTCCCCGGCGAACAAGGCGTACCTGGACATGAAGTACACCAGCTCGACCCCGATCGGCCTGTCGTGGGCGGGCTACATCGAGGTCCAGGACGCGTACGGCTGGAACCCGGGATCGTACCTGTCGGGCGTGGGCGAGAGCGCGGTCCGCGGAGTGGAATCACCGCTGTGGACGGAAACGGTGGTGACACCGTCGGATATCGACTACCTGGCCTTCCCCCGCTTGGCGGCGCACGCGGAGCTGGGCTGGTCCCCGTGGCCGACCCACGACTGGACGGCGTTCCGGACGCGTCTCGGAGCCCAGGCCCCGCGCTGGGTGGCGCAGGGGATCACCTTCTACCGCTCGTCGCAGGTTCCGTGGGACACGGGCGGAACGAGCCCGGGCACGTGCACGACCCCGGAGTGGAGCGCTTCGCAGGTGTACACGGGCGGAAACGTGGTGTCGCACAACGGCCACAATTGGACGGCGCAGTGGTGGACCCAGGGAGAGGAGCCGGGAACGACGGGCCAGTGGGGAGTCTGGACCGACAACGGCGCTTGCTGA
- a CDS encoding NAD(P)H-dependent flavin oxidoreductase, which produces MFDELTFPVVAAPMAGGPTTPELVAAVTEAGGFGFLSAGMLTSAALTAQIDRAAELTAKPFGVNLFVPQPDTGADIGAHRERLEAFAREYDVELGEPRWDDDAYPAKLDVVLEKRVPVVSFTFGPPSPSQVLRLKEAGIKVVVTVTTPEAARRAADLGADALVLQGFEAGGHRSLFTDDASLPGGGAEYGVLALLRLVAARVDLPLIAAGGLVHGADVAAVLAAGAVAAQLGTVFLRADEAGTSEAHRKALALAERETAFTRAFSGRPARGLVNKFMDALSEGAPAAYPQLNNLAGPVRKASAKAGDPEGISLWAGQTYPLAYDASAAVIIERLKVEARAAAARLDRIR; this is translated from the coding sequence ATGTTCGACGAGCTGACGTTCCCCGTCGTCGCCGCGCCGATGGCGGGCGGTCCCACCACTCCGGAGCTGGTCGCCGCGGTGACCGAGGCCGGTGGTTTCGGCTTCCTCTCCGCCGGCATGCTCACGTCCGCGGCGCTGACCGCGCAGATCGACCGCGCCGCCGAACTCACCGCGAAGCCGTTCGGCGTCAACCTCTTCGTCCCGCAGCCGGACACCGGCGCCGACATCGGCGCGCACCGCGAGCGGCTCGAGGCGTTCGCCCGCGAGTACGACGTCGAGCTCGGCGAACCGAGGTGGGACGACGACGCGTACCCGGCGAAGCTGGACGTCGTGCTCGAGAAGCGCGTCCCGGTGGTGTCGTTCACCTTCGGCCCGCCGTCGCCGTCGCAGGTGCTCCGCCTGAAAGAAGCGGGCATCAAGGTGGTCGTCACCGTGACCACGCCCGAGGCCGCGCGGCGGGCCGCGGACCTCGGCGCCGACGCGCTCGTCCTGCAGGGCTTCGAAGCGGGTGGGCACCGGAGCCTGTTCACCGACGACGCAAGCCTGCCCGGCGGCGGCGCCGAGTACGGCGTTCTCGCACTTCTGCGGCTCGTCGCCGCCCGCGTCGACCTGCCGCTGATAGCCGCCGGCGGGCTGGTGCACGGTGCCGACGTCGCGGCCGTGCTCGCCGCCGGCGCCGTGGCCGCCCAGCTGGGCACGGTCTTCCTTCGCGCGGACGAAGCCGGGACGTCGGAGGCGCACCGCAAGGCTCTCGCCCTCGCCGAGCGCGAGACCGCGTTCACCCGGGCCTTCAGCGGACGGCCGGCGCGCGGCCTGGTCAACAAGTTCATGGACGCGCTGTCCGAGGGCGCGCCCGCGGCGTACCCGCAGCTCAACAACCTCGCCGGGCCGGTGCGCAAGGCGTCGGCGAAGGCCGGGGACCCGGAAGGGATCTCGCTGTGGGCGGGCCAGACCTACCCGCTCGCGTACGACGCCTCGGCCGCCGTGATCATCGAGCGGCTGAAGGTCGAGGCGCGCGCTGCCGCCGCGCGCCTCGACCGGATCCGCTAG
- a CDS encoding IS630 family transposase, with protein sequence MAIITAAPLSMSDTQRTELTKMASSSVLPYRQVIQAKALLWAGDGVANEEIARRCEVDSDTVRRWRKRFTENGTDGVGVIAKGRGRKPSLPPGTVAEVLRLTFHERPEDGSTHWSTRTLAARMGIGKDTVAKIWADHNLKPWKVDTFKISNDPQFEEKLLDVVGLYLNPPARAVVFSYDEKTQCQALDRTQPSLPMTPGRAGTMTHDYKRHGTIDLFAAMNIATGEVVTDLHKGHAGADVLRFFKQIDKTVPRGLGVHVVLDNLSAHSTPAIMKWLGHRDRRRWHLHFTPTSSSWLNIVERWFKELTDKRLRRGVFTSVADLTTAITTWAEHWNKDPKPFIWKATAEQIITKVQRGRDTLNQIKTQTDH encoded by the coding sequence ATGGCGATCATTACAGCCGCGCCACTGTCGATGTCGGACACCCAGCGGACTGAGCTGACGAAGATGGCGTCTTCGTCGGTCCTGCCCTATCGGCAGGTGATACAGGCCAAAGCGTTGCTGTGGGCCGGTGATGGAGTCGCGAACGAGGAGATCGCGCGGCGCTGCGAGGTCGACTCCGACACCGTGCGGCGCTGGCGGAAACGGTTCACTGAGAACGGCACCGACGGAGTCGGGGTAATCGCGAAAGGCCGAGGCCGCAAACCCTCGCTCCCACCCGGCACCGTGGCCGAAGTGCTGCGCCTGACCTTTCACGAACGCCCCGAAGACGGATCGACACACTGGAGCACCCGCACCCTGGCCGCACGGATGGGGATCGGCAAGGACACCGTGGCGAAGATCTGGGCCGACCACAACCTCAAGCCGTGGAAGGTCGACACCTTCAAGATCAGCAACGACCCGCAGTTCGAGGAGAAACTCCTCGACGTCGTCGGGCTCTACCTCAACCCGCCGGCCAGGGCGGTGGTGTTCAGCTACGACGAGAAAACCCAATGCCAGGCACTCGACCGCACCCAGCCGTCGCTGCCGATGACACCCGGACGGGCCGGGACCATGACGCATGACTACAAACGTCATGGCACCATCGACCTGTTCGCGGCGATGAACATCGCCACCGGCGAAGTCGTCACCGACCTGCACAAAGGCCACGCCGGCGCCGATGTCCTGCGGTTTTTCAAGCAGATCGACAAAACCGTTCCCCGCGGGCTCGGTGTCCACGTGGTCCTGGACAACCTCTCCGCCCACTCCACCCCGGCCATCATGAAGTGGCTGGGACACCGCGACCGTCGCCGCTGGCATCTTCACTTCACTCCGACGTCGAGTTCCTGGCTCAACATCGTCGAGCGCTGGTTCAAAGAACTCACCGACAAACGCCTCCGCCGAGGCGTGTTCACCAGCGTCGCCGACCTCACCACCGCGATCACCACCTGGGCCGAACACTGGAACAAGGACCCGAAGCCCTTCATCTGGAAAGCCACCGCCGAACAGATCATCACGAAGGTCCAACGCGGACGAGACACCCTCAACCAGATCAAAACACAGACAGACCACTAG
- a CDS encoding amino acid permease: MSAPEGLGSSSGIFRRKPIDQIQDTSESGGLNRTLGLWQLTAIGIGGIIGAGIFALAGSVAHGDDAAGIPGVGPAVLISFLIAGVASAAAAFSYAEFAGLIPKAGSAYTYGYAVLGEIVGWFIGWDLLLEYTAIVAVVAIGISGYFSFLLGQLGLDLPAWMLGAPGTGPGHKVDLFAALLCLLIAYLLNRGIRSAARFETAMVGIKVLIVLVVILVGFFYVKTGNYTPFAPAGFGGAVTGAATVFFAVFGYDAMSTAAEESKDAQRHMPKAILYSLAISMVLYVLACLVLTGMQKYTEIDPKSGFSTAFKSVGLSGLATVIAIGAIIGILTVLFTFLMGATRVGYSMSRDGLLPPWLGKTNPKRQVPSRMTWILGGASAVIAGVLPIGEAAELTNIGILLAFVVVCVAVIVLRYKQPDLPRTFKTPGMPVVPAVGIVFSLWLITFLQPATWIRFGVWFLIGLGVYFLYSRRHSVLNRTASGS; this comes from the coding sequence ATGTCCGCTCCAGAAGGCCTGGGCTCGAGTTCAGGTATCTTCCGGCGCAAGCCGATCGACCAGATCCAGGACACGAGCGAAAGCGGTGGCCTGAACCGCACCCTCGGGCTGTGGCAGCTGACCGCCATCGGCATCGGCGGCATCATCGGCGCCGGGATCTTCGCCCTCGCCGGCAGCGTCGCGCACGGCGACGACGCGGCGGGCATCCCCGGCGTCGGCCCGGCCGTGCTGATCTCGTTCCTCATCGCCGGGGTCGCCAGCGCCGCGGCCGCGTTCTCCTACGCCGAGTTCGCCGGCCTGATCCCGAAAGCGGGCTCGGCCTACACCTACGGGTACGCGGTGCTGGGCGAGATCGTCGGCTGGTTCATCGGGTGGGACCTGCTGCTGGAGTACACCGCGATCGTGGCGGTGGTGGCCATCGGGATCTCCGGCTACTTCAGCTTCCTGCTCGGCCAGCTCGGCCTGGACCTGCCCGCCTGGATGCTCGGGGCGCCCGGCACCGGGCCGGGCCACAAGGTCGACCTGTTCGCCGCGCTGCTGTGCCTGCTGATCGCGTACCTGCTCAACCGCGGCATCCGCAGCGCCGCCCGGTTCGAGACGGCGATGGTCGGCATCAAGGTCCTCATCGTGCTGGTGGTCATCCTCGTCGGCTTCTTCTACGTCAAGACCGGCAACTACACGCCGTTCGCCCCGGCCGGGTTCGGCGGCGCGGTGACCGGCGCCGCCACCGTGTTCTTCGCCGTCTTCGGGTACGACGCGATGTCGACGGCGGCCGAGGAGTCGAAGGACGCGCAGCGGCACATGCCGAAGGCGATCCTCTACTCGCTGGCCATTTCCATGGTGCTGTACGTGCTGGCCTGCCTGGTCCTGACCGGCATGCAGAAGTACACCGAGATCGACCCGAAGAGCGGCTTCTCGACGGCGTTCAAGTCGGTCGGCCTCTCCGGCCTCGCCACGGTGATCGCGATCGGCGCGATCATCGGCATCCTCACCGTGCTGTTCACGTTCCTGATGGGCGCCACCCGCGTCGGCTACTCGATGAGCCGCGACGGCCTGCTGCCGCCGTGGCTGGGCAAGACGAACCCGAAGCGGCAGGTGCCGAGCCGGATGACGTGGATCCTCGGCGGCGCGTCGGCGGTCATCGCCGGGGTCCTGCCGATCGGCGAGGCCGCGGAGCTGACCAACATCGGCATCCTGCTCGCGTTCGTCGTGGTCTGCGTCGCGGTGATCGTGCTGCGCTACAAGCAGCCCGATCTGCCCCGGACGTTCAAGACGCCGGGCATGCCGGTGGTGCCCGCCGTCGGCATCGTGTTCTCACTCTGGCTGATCACGTTCCTGCAGCCGGCCACCTGGATCCGGTTCGGCGTCTGGTTCCTGATCGGCCTGGGCGTCTACTTCCTCTACAGCCGGCGGCACTCGGTGCTGAACCGCACCGCTTCGGGCAGCTAG
- a CDS encoding alpha/beta hydrolase has protein sequence MTATQRPAPAVPDGRLSDPDPVRVSFRRYAGVRTRVLEVGAPEPEQPAARRSLRRKAAVPHVRPSAPRLVLLHGYCDSADTWRPALEQLAAAGIPAVAVDLPGFGDAQPLRPGPMLPQLDAFTTAVVREQAVLGSVVLAGNSLGGTMSLRAAQTAVDSFSAEKSASKGRLPISGVVSIAAPGFVDSWLIRTVARYPLPLRLYSSLPVPVPGFVVRKVAEQVVPRLLYADSGTADAAQVQRFTALFPDYRATKSRLEQARQLVAELADAYRLDSVKVPLLVVACGKDKLVTAASGRQLHTLVPHSRLLVREDWGHCPQLDAPVEISELLTYFAASAVRTTQAKRAAATASEAVSEDTAAG, from the coding sequence ATGACCGCGACGCAGCGGCCCGCTCCGGCTGTACCGGACGGCCGGCTCAGTGACCCGGACCCCGTCCGGGTCTCCTTCCGGCGCTACGCCGGCGTCCGCACCCGCGTGCTCGAAGTCGGCGCCCCCGAACCGGAGCAACCCGCCGCGCGCCGCTCGCTGCGTCGCAAGGCCGCCGTACCGCACGTCCGGCCCAGCGCACCCAGGCTGGTGCTCCTGCACGGCTACTGCGACAGCGCCGACACCTGGCGCCCCGCCCTGGAACAGCTCGCGGCCGCCGGGATTCCGGCGGTCGCGGTCGATCTGCCGGGGTTCGGCGACGCCCAGCCGCTCCGGCCCGGCCCGATGCTGCCACAGCTCGACGCGTTCACCACCGCCGTCGTCCGCGAACAGGCGGTCCTCGGCTCGGTCGTGCTGGCCGGCAACTCCCTCGGCGGCACCATGAGCCTGCGCGCGGCCCAGACTGCAGTGGATTCCTTCTCGGCGGAGAAGAGTGCCTCGAAGGGCCGGCTCCCGATCTCGGGAGTCGTCTCCATCGCCGCGCCCGGGTTCGTCGACTCGTGGCTGATCCGCACGGTGGCGCGGTACCCGCTGCCACTGCGGCTGTACTCGTCGCTGCCGGTGCCGGTCCCGGGCTTCGTGGTGCGCAAGGTCGCCGAGCAGGTCGTCCCCCGGCTGCTCTACGCCGACTCGGGCACCGCCGACGCGGCCCAGGTGCAGCGCTTCACGGCGCTCTTCCCGGACTACCGCGCGACCAAGAGCCGCCTGGAGCAGGCCCGGCAGCTCGTCGCGGAACTCGCCGACGCCTACCGCCTCGACTCGGTGAAGGTCCCGCTGCTGGTCGTCGCGTGCGGCAAGGACAAGCTCGTCACCGCCGCGTCCGGGCGCCAGCTGCACACGCTGGTGCCGCACAGCAGGCTGCTGGTCCGCGAGGACTGGGGGCACTGCCCGCAGCTGGACGCCCCGGTGGAGATCTCGGAGCTGCTCACCTACTTCGCCGCGAGCGCGGTCCGGACCACCCAGGCCAAGCGAGCCGCCGCGACGGCGTCGGAGGCGGTGAGCGAGGACACCGCGGCGGGCTGA